From the genome of Nocardia sp. NBC_01503, one region includes:
- the tig gene encoding trigger factor encodes MKSTVEQLSPTRVRINVEVPFEELKPDFDKAYKALAGQIRIPGFRPGKAPAKLIEARVGRGAVLEQVVNDVLPKRYSDAVIATEVKVIGQPEIEITKIEDGEELAFTAEVDVRPEITLPDFSTIAVTVDPIEIKDEDIEEQLSSLRQRFGTLTSVDRAIADGDFVSIDLSATVDGVEVEEASTTGLSHEVGSGQLIEGLDETLIGLKAEESKDFTSKLVAGEHAGKEAVITVTVQSVKERELPEADDEFAQLASEFDTIDELKEDLKGRVERTKKVEQAGAIRDKVLETLLETVEIPLPEKVVQAEIDAVLHDAVHGFDHDEAKLAEALEAQGSSREEFDKDTKESAEKSVKTQLLLDAVAEAENTQVGQDELYERIIFQAQRYGMSPDQFIQQIQQAGQLGAVFADVRRGKALAGVVVQAAVTDTAGNTVDTTEMFGNPAEEAEEVSAEELAEVADATEAAEVEAK; translated from the coding sequence GTGAAGAGCACCGTCGAGCAGCTGAGCCCGACCCGGGTCCGGATTAACGTCGAGGTGCCCTTCGAGGAGCTGAAGCCGGATTTCGACAAGGCATATAAGGCGCTCGCAGGGCAGATCCGCATCCCCGGCTTCCGTCCGGGCAAGGCGCCCGCGAAGCTGATCGAGGCTCGTGTGGGCCGCGGCGCGGTGCTGGAGCAGGTCGTCAATGACGTCCTCCCCAAGCGCTACAGCGACGCTGTGATCGCCACCGAGGTCAAGGTCATCGGCCAGCCGGAGATCGAGATCACCAAGATCGAAGACGGCGAAGAGCTGGCGTTCACCGCCGAGGTCGACGTCCGCCCGGAGATCACCCTCCCCGACTTCTCGACCATCGCCGTCACCGTCGATCCGATCGAGATCAAGGACGAGGACATCGAGGAGCAGCTGAGCTCGCTGCGTCAGCGCTTCGGCACCCTGACCTCGGTCGACCGCGCCATCGCGGACGGCGACTTCGTCTCCATCGACCTGTCGGCCACCGTCGACGGCGTCGAGGTCGAAGAGGCCAGCACCACCGGCCTGTCGCACGAGGTCGGTTCGGGCCAGCTCATCGAGGGCCTCGACGAGACCCTGATCGGTCTCAAGGCGGAGGAGTCCAAGGATTTCACCTCCAAGCTGGTCGCCGGCGAGCACGCGGGCAAGGAAGCCGTCATCACCGTGACCGTGCAGTCGGTCAAGGAGCGCGAGCTGCCCGAGGCGGATGATGAGTTCGCCCAGCTGGCAAGCGAATTCGACACGATCGACGAGCTGAAGGAAGACCTGAAGGGTCGCGTCGAGCGCACCAAGAAGGTCGAGCAGGCCGGCGCCATCCGCGACAAGGTCCTCGAGACCCTGCTGGAGACCGTCGAGATCCCGCTGCCGGAGAAGGTCGTCCAGGCCGAGATCGACGCCGTGCTGCACGACGCCGTGCACGGTTTCGACCACGACGAGGCCAAGCTGGCCGAGGCGCTCGAGGCGCAGGGCTCCTCCCGCGAGGAGTTCGACAAGGACACCAAGGAGTCGGCCGAGAAGTCGGTCAAGACCCAGCTGCTCCTGGACGCCGTCGCCGAGGCGGAGAACACCCAGGTCGGCCAGGACGAGCTGTACGAGCGGATCATCTTCCAGGCGCAGCGCTACGGCATGTCGCCCGATCAGTTCATCCAGCAGATCCAGCAGGCCGGTCAGCTGGGCGCGGTCTTCGCGGACGTGCGTCGCGGTAAGGCCCTGGCCGGTGTGGTGGTGCAGGCCGCCGTCACCGATACCGCGGGCAACACCGTGGACACCACGGAGATGTTCGGCAACCCGGCCGAAGAGGCCGAAGAGGTCTCCGCCGAGGAGCTGGCCGAGGTCGCCGACGCGACCGAAGCCGCCGAGGTCGAGGCCAAGTAA
- a CDS encoding FKBP-type peptidyl-prolyl cis-trans isomerase: MRVVGKVGAIGAVAAAVLVMAGCGSGDDSEADTTTTAKATTSAAAQPQSAAQTQSKGRECTADDIKVDGAFGKAPTITIPDDCDAPKTLITKDLTPGSGPGAQAGQKLTMNYSLITWSDKKKLDSSFDRGEPFTLTLGAGEVIKGWDQGLVGVQQGARRLLIVPPDLGYGAGGRGMKPYETLVFVTDAVKVG, encoded by the coding sequence ATGCGCGTGGTGGGCAAGGTCGGTGCGATCGGCGCGGTGGCGGCCGCGGTGCTGGTGATGGCGGGCTGCGGGAGCGGTGACGACTCCGAGGCGGATACGACGACCACGGCCAAGGCCACGACTTCGGCTGCGGCACAGCCGCAGTCGGCGGCGCAGACCCAGTCCAAGGGCCGCGAGTGCACCGCCGACGACATCAAGGTCGACGGCGCCTTCGGCAAGGCTCCGACCATCACGATTCCGGACGACTGCGATGCGCCCAAGACGCTGATCACCAAGGACCTGACCCCGGGCAGCGGGCCGGGCGCGCAGGCCGGTCAGAAGCTGACCATGAACTACTCCCTGATCACCTGGTCCGATAAGAAGAAGCTGGACAGCTCCTTCGACCGGGGTGAGCCGTTCACGCTCACCCTCGGCGCGGGCGAGGTCATCAAGGGCTGGGATCAGGGTCTGGTCGGCGTGCAGCAGGGCGCGCGCCGACTGCTGATCGTCCCGCCGGACCTGGGCTACGGCGCGGGCGGCCGCGGGATGAAGCCGTACGAGACCCTGGTCTTCGTGACCGACGCCGTCAAGGTCGGTTAG
- a CDS encoding 3' terminal RNA ribose 2'-O-methyltransferase Hen1, with the protein MLLTITCTRPDGAAWAASELGYLLHKNPGKAQTFEQSYGVAHVLYPEAGEERCTAALLLEIDPVRLVRGKTKGAMEFSLGQYVNDRPYAASSLLSVAISTVFGSALHGRCAQRPELVESSLPLCVELPAVPCKGGADAAEQIFGPLGWAVEATPLPLDPAFPEWGNSHYLRLALTGAMRLSDALSHLYVLLPVLDGNKHYFLDAGEVDKLLRFGAGWLNTHPARDWITRRYLARRHSLVRTALARLAELDDLEPEQFGAVDLNIDELARDVAAAAAEVEAAEREGMAQDANSTAARESESEAAAGSALAQGEATSESTATSEADAPVLSLAVMRRSAVVGALHSVGARRVLDLGCGEGALLRELIADRSFDEIVGIDVSVRSLRIAERRMRRLPLWQTQRVTTRQGALTYTDASLRGYDAAVLMEVIEHVDLTRLNALEQAVFGAAGPGAVIVTTPNGEYNALYEGMADGAFRHSDHRFEWSRAEFAAWAARVGETYGYQVRFEPIGLVDAELGAPTQMAVFTKAANDEKGAA; encoded by the coding sequence GTGCTGCTGACAATTACCTGTACCCGACCCGATGGCGCCGCCTGGGCGGCGAGTGAACTGGGATACCTGCTGCACAAGAACCCCGGCAAGGCGCAGACCTTCGAGCAGTCGTACGGGGTGGCGCATGTGCTGTACCCGGAGGCGGGCGAGGAACGGTGCACGGCGGCGCTGCTGCTGGAGATCGATCCGGTGCGACTGGTGCGCGGAAAGACCAAGGGCGCAATGGAATTCAGTCTCGGACAGTATGTGAACGATCGGCCGTACGCAGCGTCCTCGCTGCTGTCGGTAGCCATTTCGACGGTATTCGGGTCCGCGCTGCACGGGCGTTGTGCGCAACGACCGGAGCTGGTGGAGAGCTCGTTGCCGCTGTGCGTCGAGCTGCCCGCGGTGCCCTGCAAGGGTGGGGCGGACGCCGCCGAGCAGATCTTCGGTCCGCTGGGGTGGGCGGTCGAGGCCACTCCCCTGCCACTGGACCCCGCCTTTCCCGAGTGGGGGAATTCGCACTATCTGCGGCTGGCGCTCACCGGCGCCATGCGACTGTCGGACGCGCTGTCACATCTGTATGTGCTGCTGCCCGTGCTCGATGGGAACAAGCACTACTTCCTGGATGCGGGTGAGGTCGACAAGCTGTTGCGATTCGGGGCGGGGTGGCTGAATACGCATCCGGCGCGGGATTGGATCACGCGGCGGTATCTGGCGCGGCGACATTCGCTGGTGCGGACCGCGCTGGCACGACTGGCCGAACTGGATGATCTCGAGCCCGAGCAGTTCGGGGCGGTCGATCTGAATATCGACGAGCTGGCCCGGGATGTCGCGGCCGCCGCCGCGGAGGTGGAAGCCGCCGAGCGGGAAGGTATGGCGCAGGACGCGAACTCCACCGCGGCAAGGGAATCCGAATCGGAAGCCGCCGCAGGTAGTGCTCTCGCGCAGGGCGAGGCGACTTCGGAGAGCACGGCCACCTCGGAGGCCGACGCGCCGGTGCTGTCGCTTGCGGTGATGCGGCGATCCGCTGTCGTGGGTGCGCTGCACTCCGTCGGGGCGCGGCGGGTGCTGGATCTGGGCTGCGGGGAGGGTGCGCTGCTGCGCGAGCTGATCGCGGATCGATCCTTCGACGAGATTGTGGGCATTGATGTTTCGGTGCGATCGCTGCGGATCGCCGAGCGGCGGATGCGGCGGCTCCCGCTGTGGCAGACGCAGCGGGTCACCACCCGGCAGGGTGCGCTCACCTATACCGACGCCTCGCTGCGCGGATATGACGCGGCGGTGCTCATGGAGGTGATCGAGCACGTCGACCTGACCCGGCTGAACGCGTTGGAGCAGGCGGTATTCGGCGCCGCCGGACCCGGAGCGGTCATCGTGACGACACCGAACGGGGAGTACAACGCGCTCTACGAGGGCATGGCGGACGGCGCTTTCCGGCACTCGGATCACCGATTCGAATGGAGCCGCGCCGAATTCGCCGCATGGGCGGCCCGTGTCGGCGAAACCTACGGCTATCAGGTGCGTTTCGAGCCCATCGGCCTGGTCGATGCCGAGCTCGGCGCGCCGACCCAGATGGCGGTCTTCACCAAGGCCGCGAATGACGAGAAGGGAGCCGCGTAA
- a CDS encoding polynucleotide kinase-phosphatase, producing MAELSIPELSLVVLIGSTGSGKSTFARKHFRGTAIISSDACRGIVSDDENDQAATPEAFALLHHIAGVRLRRGLRTVVDATNVQPKARQELIELARAHDVLPVAIVLDVPEQECVRRNASRPDRDFGPHVVARQQRDLRRGMRFLEREGFRRVHVLHGAAEIDAATIANERLWNDRRDLTGPFDVIGDVHGCRSELETLLGELGYALVRDTAGRAVDARHPEGRTAVFVGDLVDRGPDTPGVLRLVMGMVSAGNALCVTGNHEFKLVRALDGRKVRTTHGLAESLAQLEGEDGEFRKTALEFMRGLISHYVLDGGNLVVAHAGLKEQFQGRASGRVREFAMYGESTGETDEYGLPVRYPWANDYRGRALVLYGHTPMAELVWVNNTLCLDTGVVFGGRLTALRYPEREPVSVAAEQVWYEPTRPLETPSVVPGIGMVHRDPGVLDLDDVIGRRVVETRYLARVGVQEDAASAALEVMSRFAVDPRWLVYLPPTMSPCATSTLDGYLEHPAQAFEYYRSEGIETVVCEEKHMGSRAVVVVARSAMTARDRFGVSDGSTGAVYTRTGRPFFDAAEQGETLLARVRAAAEKAGLFEELGTDWLALDTELLPWSAKAMGLLRTQYAAVGAAARASLGAAAQALDAVRERGLDVTDLATRTADRATDAAAFTTAYGRYCWPVHGLDGVRLAPFQILAAQGVNYAVHEHNWHLERIDRLAEADPELFTPTRRRVVNLSDPDSEAAATAWWTELTTAGGEGMVVKPSGSLVTGAGTRGGRPVQPGVKCRGPEYLRIIYGPEYLRPANLTRLRQRGLGGKRSLALREYALGLEALDRFVTGEPLWRVHEAVFAILALETQPIDPRL from the coding sequence ATGGCGGAGCTCTCCATCCCCGAACTGTCGCTGGTGGTACTGATCGGCAGTACCGGATCCGGTAAATCGACCTTCGCGCGTAAGCATTTCCGGGGGACGGCGATCATCTCCTCGGACGCCTGCCGCGGCATCGTCAGCGATGACGAGAACGATCAGGCCGCCACGCCCGAGGCGTTCGCACTGCTGCACCATATCGCCGGGGTACGGTTGCGGCGAGGGCTGCGCACGGTGGTCGATGCCACCAATGTGCAGCCGAAGGCGCGACAGGAGTTGATCGAGCTGGCGCGAGCGCACGATGTGCTGCCGGTGGCCATTGTGCTGGATGTGCCCGAACAGGAGTGTGTGCGGCGCAATGCCTCTCGACCCGATCGCGACTTCGGCCCGCATGTCGTAGCCCGGCAGCAGCGGGATCTGCGGCGCGGTATGCGGTTCCTGGAGCGCGAGGGCTTCCGCCGGGTGCACGTGCTGCACGGTGCGGCCGAGATCGACGCGGCGACCATTGCGAACGAGCGACTGTGGAACGACCGGCGGGATCTGACCGGACCGTTCGATGTGATCGGCGATGTGCACGGTTGCCGCTCCGAATTGGAGACGCTGCTGGGCGAACTCGGCTATGCGCTGGTTCGGGATACCGCCGGACGGGCCGTGGACGCGCGACATCCGGAGGGTCGGACCGCGGTATTCGTCGGCGATCTGGTGGATCGCGGACCCGACACCCCCGGCGTGCTGCGCCTGGTCATGGGCATGGTTTCCGCTGGAAACGCGCTGTGCGTCACCGGAAATCACGAATTCAAGCTGGTGCGCGCGCTGGACGGGCGCAAGGTGAGGACCACGCACGGGCTGGCCGAATCCCTGGCGCAGCTCGAGGGTGAGGACGGCGAATTCCGTAAGACCGCATTGGAATTCATGCGCGGCCTGATCAGTCACTACGTGCTGGACGGTGGCAATCTGGTGGTCGCGCACGCCGGGCTCAAAGAGCAGTTCCAGGGACGTGCCTCGGGCCGCGTCCGCGAATTCGCCATGTACGGCGAATCCACCGGCGAGACAGACGAATACGGGCTGCCGGTGCGCTACCCGTGGGCCAATGACTATCGGGGTAGGGCCCTCGTGTTGTACGGGCACACGCCGATGGCCGAGCTGGTGTGGGTGAACAACACCCTCTGCCTCGATACCGGCGTGGTGTTCGGCGGACGACTCACCGCGCTGCGTTATCCGGAGCGGGAGCCGGTTTCGGTTGCGGCCGAACAGGTCTGGTACGAGCCGACGCGCCCGTTGGAGACACCCAGCGTCGTACCCGGTATCGGAATGGTGCACCGCGATCCCGGCGTACTCGACCTCGACGATGTGATCGGCCGCCGCGTGGTGGAGACCCGCTACCTGGCGCGCGTCGGTGTGCAGGAGGACGCGGCCAGTGCGGCACTGGAGGTGATGAGCCGGTTCGCCGTCGACCCGCGCTGGCTGGTCTACCTGCCGCCGACCATGTCGCCCTGTGCCACTTCGACACTCGACGGATATCTGGAGCATCCGGCGCAGGCGTTCGAGTACTACCGCTCCGAGGGCATCGAGACCGTGGTGTGCGAGGAGAAGCATATGGGGTCACGGGCCGTCGTGGTGGTGGCGCGCTCGGCCATGACCGCTCGCGATCGGTTCGGGGTGAGCGACGGCAGCACCGGCGCGGTATACACCCGCACCGGGCGACCGTTCTTCGACGCCGCGGAACAGGGGGAGACGCTGCTCGCGCGGGTGCGCGCGGCGGCCGAGAAGGCCGGTCTCTTCGAGGAGTTGGGCACCGATTGGCTGGCCCTGGACACCGAACTGCTGCCGTGGTCCGCCAAGGCGATGGGGCTGCTGCGCACCCAGTACGCGGCGGTCGGCGCGGCCGCGCGGGCCTCCCTCGGCGCGGCCGCACAGGCGCTGGACGCGGTACGCGAAAGAGGTTTGGACGTCACCGATCTCGCGACGCGCACCGCGGACCGGGCGACCGACGCGGCAGCCTTCACCACCGCCTACGGTCGGTACTGCTGGCCCGTCCACGGTCTCGACGGCGTACGCCTCGCACCGTTCCAGATCCTGGCCGCACAGGGCGTCAATTACGCCGTGCACGAACACAATTGGCATCTGGAGCGCATCGACCGACTTGCCGAGGCCGATCCGGAGCTGTTCACGCCCACCCGGCGCAGAGTGGTGAACCTGTCCGACCCGGATAGCGAAGCCGCGGCCACCGCCTGGTGGACCGAGCTCACCACGGCCGGTGGTGAGGGCATGGTGGTCAAGCCGAGCGGATCGCTGGTGACCGGAGCAGGCACCCGCGGTGGACGCCCGGTCCAGCCCGGCGTGAAATGCCGTGGCCCGGAGTACCTCCGGATCATCTACGGCCCCGAATACCTGCGCCCCGCCAATCTGACCCGCCTGCGCCAGCGTGGCCTGGGCGGCAAACGCTCCCTGGCCCTGCGCGAATACGCCCTCGGCCTGGAGGCCCTGGACCGCTTCGTCACCGGCGAACCGCTCTGGCGAGTACACGAAGCCGTCTTCGCGATCCTGGCGCTGGAGACCCAGCCGATCGACCCCCGGCTGTAG
- a CDS encoding ArnT family glycosyltransferase → MTETANGPGGATGVMGGESPRQGGAAEQGSTPTAGRALTGRATRGECLALAVLLVGTAAAYLWNLTASGWANSFYAAAVQSGARSWKAFFFGSSDWADAITVDKTPASFWPMELSARVFGFSSASMLVPQVLIGVASVALLWALVRRYFGANAGLLAGLVLAVTPVAALMFRYNNPDALLVLLMIAAVWAMLRGLEDGRWRWLVLCGLFVGFGFLAKQLQVLLVLPALASAYLFAGPPKLGKRIAQLFAAGAAMVIGAGWWVLIAQLWPASDRPYFGGSEHNSIIELTLGYNGLDRLGSFGSSSGSGFGGGTPSGDLPSGGEQPEMHGGFGGFGGKSGITRLFNETVGGQIAWLIPAALILLVAAIVLCGRAPRTDMKRAALLVIGGWGLVTGLVFSFMSGIFHEYYTVALAPAIAGTIAAAAAVVWPHRDRRWVRAALVLSVALTALTAFVLLSRTPDFVPWLRWVIVGVAVLAAAGLLLRGSRNLTIAALLATLFVGLAAPTAYAVETLRQPHSGGIVKAGPKTNSGFPGFPGGGGTSDPESTGAEPNSAAPNGAAPEGAAPTGAAPNSAASDDAGQQRERGRSGGGPMGGDEKPSDKILALLERDGGAYTWVAATVSSNNAANYQLAADYPVMAIGGFSGGDPAPTLEQFQQDVAEGRIHFFIAGESRGPGGRSSSEGSKITTWVKDHYTAVQVDGVTLYDLTSPRTTG, encoded by the coding sequence ATGACCGAGACAGCTAATGGGCCCGGCGGCGCGACCGGGGTGATGGGCGGCGAGAGTCCGCGGCAGGGTGGTGCGGCCGAACAGGGATCCACGCCGACCGCGGGACGGGCGCTGACCGGACGTGCCACGCGCGGTGAGTGCCTGGCGCTGGCGGTGCTGCTGGTCGGGACCGCCGCCGCGTACCTGTGGAATCTGACCGCCAGCGGGTGGGCGAATTCGTTCTACGCCGCCGCGGTGCAGTCCGGGGCGCGGTCGTGGAAGGCGTTCTTCTTCGGCTCCTCGGACTGGGCCGATGCCATCACCGTGGACAAGACTCCGGCGTCGTTCTGGCCGATGGAGTTGTCCGCCAGGGTGTTCGGGTTCAGCAGCGCGAGCATGCTGGTGCCGCAGGTGCTGATCGGGGTCGCGTCGGTGGCGCTGCTGTGGGCGCTGGTACGCCGGTACTTCGGGGCGAATGCGGGACTGCTCGCCGGACTCGTGCTGGCGGTGACTCCCGTTGCGGCGCTGATGTTCCGGTACAACAATCCGGACGCGCTACTGGTGCTGCTGATGATAGCCGCGGTCTGGGCCATGCTGCGGGGTCTCGAGGACGGGCGCTGGCGGTGGCTGGTGCTGTGCGGGCTGTTCGTCGGATTCGGGTTCCTGGCAAAGCAATTGCAGGTCCTGCTGGTGCTGCCCGCACTCGCTTCGGCATACCTGTTCGCCGGACCGCCGAAACTCGGTAAGCGGATCGCGCAGCTGTTCGCCGCCGGTGCGGCCATGGTGATCGGTGCGGGCTGGTGGGTGCTCATCGCTCAGCTGTGGCCCGCCTCGGATCGGCCGTATTTCGGTGGCTCCGAGCACAATTCGATCATCGAACTGACTCTCGGATACAACGGACTGGATCGGCTCGGATCATTCGGCTCCAGCTCGGGGTCCGGCTTCGGCGGTGGGACGCCCTCCGGTGATCTGCCTTCGGGCGGCGAACAGCCCGAAATGCACGGCGGCTTCGGCGGATTCGGTGGTAAGTCCGGGATCACCCGCCTGTTCAACGAGACCGTCGGCGGTCAGATCGCCTGGCTGATCCCGGCCGCGCTCATCCTGCTCGTCGCGGCGATCGTGCTGTGCGGCAGGGCTCCCCGCACCGATATGAAGCGGGCCGCCCTGCTGGTGATCGGCGGCTGGGGTCTGGTCACCGGCCTGGTCTTCAGCTTTATGAGCGGCATTTTCCACGAATACTACACGGTCGCACTGGCTCCCGCGATCGCCGGAACCATCGCCGCCGCCGCAGCGGTGGTATGGCCGCACCGCGACCGCCGCTGGGTCCGGGCGGCATTGGTGCTGAGTGTCGCGCTGACCGCGCTCACCGCCTTCGTACTGCTGTCGCGCACACCGGATTTCGTCCCGTGGTTGCGCTGGGTGATCGTGGGCGTGGCGGTACTCGCGGCGGCCGGACTGCTGCTGCGCGGCAGCCGTAACCTCACCATCGCCGCCCTGCTCGCCACGCTGTTCGTCGGCCTTGCCGCACCCACCGCATATGCCGTGGAAACCCTGCGCCAACCGCACAGCGGCGGAATCGTGAAAGCCGGTCCCAAGACCAACTCCGGTTTCCCGGGCTTCCCCGGTGGCGGTGGCACCTCGGACCCGGAATCGACCGGGGCCGAACCGAATAGCGCTGCCCCGAACGGTGCTGCTCCGGAGGGCGCTGCGCCGACCGGTGCGGCTCCGAACTCCGCCGCCTCGGATGACGCCGGGCAGCAGCGGGAGCGCGGTCGCAGCGGCGGCGGTCCGATGGGCGGGGACGAGAAGCCGAGCGACAAGATCCTGGCCCTGCTCGAGCGGGACGGCGGTGCGTACACCTGGGTCGCCGCCACCGTCAGCTCGAACAATGCCGCGAACTACCAGCTGGCCGCGGACTATCCGGTCATGGCGATCGGCGGCTTCAGCGGCGGCGATCCCGCACCCACCCTGGAGCAGTTCCAGCAGGATGTGGCCGAGGGGCGAATCCACTTCTTCATCGCGGGTGAGAGCCGTGGACCGGGTGGGCGATCCAGTTCCGAGGGTTCGAAGATCACCACGTGGGTAAAGGATCATTACACCGCGGTTCAGGTGGACGGGGTCACGCTCTACGACCTGACCTCCCCGCGCACGACCGGGTGA
- a CDS encoding NUDIX domain-containing protein translates to MSLRYSAGVLLFRRTHTLEVLLGHMGGPLWAKKDAAAWSIPKGEYEPDEEQAQVAAAREFTEELGLPVPDGEWLALGEVEYGSGRGRKQVTVWAVSGDLDPALVVPGTFDMEWPPRSGRIQQFPEIDRAEWFDLDLAHEKLGKGQRPFLDRLAELAGA, encoded by the coding sequence ATGAGCCTCAGGTACAGCGCGGGCGTTCTGCTCTTCCGCCGCACCCACACCCTGGAAGTACTGCTCGGACATATGGGCGGCCCGCTCTGGGCGAAGAAGGACGCGGCCGCCTGGTCCATCCCCAAGGGTGAGTACGAACCGGACGAGGAGCAGGCACAGGTCGCCGCGGCCCGCGAATTCACCGAAGAGCTCGGCCTGCCCGTTCCCGACGGCGAATGGCTTGCGCTCGGCGAGGTCGAATACGGCAGTGGTCGCGGCCGCAAACAGGTCACCGTCTGGGCCGTCTCGGGTGACCTCGATCCGGCCTTGGTGGTCCCGGGCACCTTCGATATGGAGTGGCCGCCCCGCTCCGGTCGCATCCAGCAGTTCCCCGAGATCGACCGCGCCGAATGGTTCGACCTCGACCTCGCCCATGAGAAACTGGGCAAAGGTCAGCGGCCGTTCCTGGACCGCCTCGCCGAACTCGCGGGGGCCTAG
- a CDS encoding GntR family transcriptional regulator: protein MPEPAYVAIAGKYARQIRTGALPPGTRLPSYAEIAERNGVSQIVIRHAVKLLLNQGLVRTVERRGTFVADRLDLVRSAPQRQMASPEPSFDQETDREVRFERSSKRMTATERLAEALGLDPGAEITHVVTRTSEDGRPISIADSYQPLGIEGTAGAAFLEETIADEIPAETHAAWLNTPPGDLVKSVRQRFLGRDNSVVMVCDLSFPLDRYSAFMFRMNLDPTP from the coding sequence ATGCCAGAACCCGCGTATGTGGCCATCGCCGGGAAGTACGCCCGCCAGATCCGTACCGGCGCACTGCCTCCCGGCACCCGGCTGCCGAGTTATGCCGAGATCGCCGAACGCAACGGGGTCTCCCAGATCGTCATTCGGCATGCGGTGAAGCTGCTGCTCAACCAGGGTCTGGTGCGCACGGTGGAGCGGCGTGGCACCTTCGTCGCGGATCGCCTGGATCTGGTGCGATCGGCTCCCCAGCGTCAAATGGCAAGTCCGGAACCAAGTTTCGACCAGGAGACCGACCGGGAGGTTCGGTTCGAGCGCAGCAGTAAGCGCATGACCGCCACCGAGCGTCTGGCGGAGGCCCTGGGCCTGGACCCGGGCGCTGAGATCACCCATGTGGTGACGCGCACCAGCGAGGACGGCCGCCCCATCTCCATCGCCGACTCATACCAACCACTCGGCATCGAAGGCACCGCGGGCGCGGCCTTCCTGGAAGAGACCATCGCCGACGAAATCCCCGCCGAAACCCATGCGGCCTGGCTCAATACGCCGCCGGGCGATCTGGTCAAGAGCGTGCGCCAGCGCTTCCTCGGCCGCGACAACAGCGTGGTGATGGTCTGCGATCTCTCCTTCCCCTTGGATCGCTACTCCGCCTTCATGTTCCGCATGAATCTGGACCCCACCCCCTAG
- a CDS encoding diguanylate cyclase domain-containing protein, whose protein sequence is MPIRIDTRTSAVVTATIREWARAVHPGGTGSIVPALQPEDMERIFRRVIGELLELAGSEPFPVPAARAIGRQLAESPFERTRMLAPASRALLGLAPGEPGSLIATRWPFIASQAIDSYAEALQQRALAQQERSLSEAVSVRVQEIAALQTRLRHEATHDALTDLANRSLLKERVRMMATDSARGVGLLLIDLDDFKQINDGYGHSVGDEVLVTIAQRLRSACPAETVIARYGGDEFVVALPARRNSLGELAMRVLAVLCEPVPTAVGPVPASASVGTAFCPPGRDCDFADLLRSADRAMYSAKTAGKRQFAVSELDPEEVDSGPATARFAAVAG, encoded by the coding sequence ATGCCCATCCGAATCGACACCCGCACCAGCGCCGTCGTGACGGCCACCATCCGGGAATGGGCGCGGGCGGTGCATCCCGGCGGAACCGGTTCCATCGTGCCCGCACTCCAACCCGAGGATATGGAGCGCATATTCCGCCGCGTCATCGGTGAACTGCTGGAACTGGCCGGATCCGAACCGTTTCCGGTGCCCGCGGCCCGCGCCATCGGGCGGCAACTCGCCGAATCACCGTTCGAACGCACCCGCATGCTCGCACCCGCCAGTCGCGCGCTGCTCGGGCTCGCGCCCGGTGAACCCGGATCGCTGATCGCCACCCGCTGGCCGTTCATCGCCAGTCAGGCCATCGACAGCTATGCCGAGGCGCTGCAGCAGCGGGCCCTGGCACAGCAGGAACGCAGTCTCTCCGAGGCGGTTTCGGTGCGGGTGCAGGAGATCGCGGCATTGCAGACCAGGCTGCGGCACGAGGCCACCCATGACGCGTTGACCGATCTGGCCAATCGCTCACTGCTCAAGGAGCGGGTGCGGATGATGGCCACCGATTCGGCGCGGGGCGTCGGACTGCTGCTCATCGATCTCGACGATTTCAAGCAGATCAATGACGGTTACGGGCATTCGGTCGGCGATGAGGTGCTGGTCACCATCGCACAGCGACTGCGGTCGGCCTGTCCGGCCGAGACGGTGATCGCCCGCTACGGCGGGGACGAATTCGTGGTCGCACTGCCCGCTCGGCGCAATTCGCTGGGCGAGCTGGCCATGCGGGTACTCGCGGTGCTCTGCGAACCCGTACCCACCGCCGTGGGACCCGTCCCGGCCTCGGCCAGCGTCGGCACCGCCTTCTGCCCGCCCGGGCGGGACTGCGACTTCGCCGATCTGCTGCGCAGTGCGGACCGTGCGATGTACTCGGCCAAGACCGCGGGTAAGCGTCAGTTCGCGGTGTCGGAACTCGACCCAGAGGAGGTCGACTCAGGTCCTGCAACCGCCCGATTCGCGGCAGTAGCAGGCTGA